One stretch of Oncorhynchus gorbuscha isolate QuinsamMale2020 ecotype Even-year linkage group LG21, OgorEven_v1.0, whole genome shotgun sequence DNA includes these proteins:
- the LOC124008297 gene encoding glutaminase kidney isoform, mitochondrial-like isoform X1 — protein sequence MLHFRSSVLLKELFQSNLKRPLTGIAKKTSPSVAYCFSIACTDVRSVTKVKCLQHAVGWRATPYTTNAHGTRNLSTKSDDGSVPPPTDTKNDTSTSNETATKEAAAEKRRKAGILPSLEDLLFYTIAGGAEKIPAHKFTTALKATGLRTGDPRLKECMENLKVIMKTTSDGNLDRHLFKKCVQSNIVLLTQAFRKKFVIPDFVSFASEIDALYENAKNLGGGQVADYIPQLARFSPDLWAVSICTVDGQRHTAGDTKVPFCLQSCVKPLKYAIAVHDHGTEYVHRFIGKEPSGLRFNKLFLNEEDKPHNPMVNAGAIVCTSLLKQGASNAEKFDYVMNFMNKLAGNEYVGFSNATFQSERESGDRNFAIGYYLKEKKCFPEGTDMTSILDLYFQLCSIEVTCESASVMAATLANGGFCPITGERVLGPEAVRNTLSLMHSCGMYDFSGQFAFHVGLPAKSGVAGGILLVVPNVMGIMCWSPPLDKLGNSVRGIQFCTDLVSLCNFHNYDNLKHFVKKLDPRREGGDQRVKSVINLLFAAYTGDVSALRRFALSSMDMEQRDYDSRTALHVAAAEGHVEVVKFLLEACRVNPVPKDRWGNTPMEEAVHFGHHDVVTMLQDYNNKYSPPGGATEDKEKEISEKNIDGLL from the exons ATGTTACATTTTAGGTCTTCGGTACTGCTCAAGGAGTTGTTTCAATCTAACCTGAAGCGCCCTTTGACAGGTATCGCCAAAAAGACATCACCATCAGTCGCGTATTGCTTTAGCATCGCCTGTACAGATGTCAGATCCGTGACCAAAGTAAAGTGTCTCCAGCATGCGGTTGGATGGAGAGCTACGCCATACACTACCAACGCCCACGGAACTCGGAACCTCTCCACCAAGAGCGACGACGGTTCGGTGCCACCGCCAACGGACACCAAAAATGACACCTCCACCAGCAATGAAACCGCCACCAAGGAGGCAGCTGCCGAGAA gagAAGGAAGGCAGGCATCCTGCCCAGTCTGGAGGATTTGCTCTTCTACACCATTGCCGGGGGCGCTGAAAAAATCCCGGCTCACAAATTCACCACA GCGCTGAAAGCCACAGGGCTTCGGACCGGAGACCCTCGGCTGAAGGAATGTATGGAGAACCTGAAAGTCATCATGAAAACCACGTCGGACGGAAACCTGGACCGACACCTCTTCAAGAA GTGTGTCCAGAGCAACATCGTGCTGCTCACCCAGGCCTTCAGGAAGAAGTTTGTTATCCCCGACTTTGTGTCCTTCGCCTCCGAAATCGACGCGCTCTATGAGAATGCCAAAAACCTGGGAGGGGGACAG GTGGCTGACTACATTCCCCAGCTGGCCAGGTTCAGCCCGGACCTCTGGGCCGTGTCCATATGCACTGTGGATGGACAAAG ACACACAGCGGGTGACACCAAAGTCCCGTTCTGCCTGCAGTCGTGTGTAAAGCCGCTGAAGTACGCCATCGCCGTGCACGACCACGGGACAGAGTATGTGCACCGTTTCATTGGCAAAGAGCCCAGCGGCCTGCGCTTCAACAAACTATTCCTCAACGAGGAAG ATAAACCACATAACCCTATGGTTAACGCCGGTGCGATTGTGTGCACGTCCCTCCTAAAG CAAGGGGCAAGCAATGCTGAGAAATTTGATTAT GTCATGAACTTCATGAACAAGCTGGCAGGAAACGAGTATGTGGGTTTCAGCAATGCCAC ATTCCAGTCAGAGAGGGAGTCTGGAGATCGTAACTTTGCTATCGGCTACTACCTTAAGGAGAAGAAG TGCTTTCCAGAGGGGACAGACATGACCTCCATTTTAGACCTCTACTTCCAG CTGTGCTCCATCGAGGTGACCTGTGAAAGCGCTAGCGTCATGGCGGCCACCCTGGCCAATGGCGGCTTCTGTCCAATCACAGGCGAGCGCGTGCTGGGCCCAGAGGCGGTACGGAACACCCTGAGCCTCATGCACTCCTGTGGCATGTACGACTTCTCGGGACAGTTCGCTTTCCAC GTTGGACTTCCAGCTAAGTCGGGCGTGGCAGGGGGCATCCTGCTGGTGGTGCCCAACGTCATGGGTATCATGTGCTGGTCCCCTCCACTGGACAAGCTGGGTAACAGTGTACGAGGAATCCAGTTCTGCACG GATCTGGTGTCCCTTTGCAACTTCCACAACTACGACAACCTGAAGCACTTTGTCAAGAAGCTGGATCCTCGCAGGGAGGGCGGAGACCAGAGG GTGAAGTCGGTCATCAATCTTCTGTTTGCTGCGTACACTGGCGATGTGTCTGCACTGAGGAG GTTTGCTCTGTCTTCCATGGACATGGAGCAGAGGGACTATGACTCCAGGACAGCCCTCCATGTGGCTGCAGCAGAGGGACATGTGGAGGTGGTCAAGTTCCTGTTGGAGGCATGCAGGGTCAACCCTGTTCCCAAAGACAG GTGGGGTAACACACCGATGGAAGAGGCAGTGCACTTTGGACACCACGACGTTGTGACCATGCTCCAGGACTACAACAACAAGTACAGTCCACCAGGGGGTGCCACTGAGGACAAAGAGAAGGAGATATCAGAGAAGAACATTGATGGCCTACTATGA
- the LOC124008297 gene encoding glutaminase kidney isoform, mitochondrial-like isoform X2 yields the protein MLHFRSSVLLKELFQSNLKRPLTGIAKKTSPSVAYCFSIACTDVRSVTKVKCLQHAVGWRATPYTTNAHGTRNLSTKSDDGSVPPPTDTKNDTSTSNETATKEAAAEKKAGILPSLEDLLFYTIAGGAEKIPAHKFTTALKATGLRTGDPRLKECMENLKVIMKTTSDGNLDRHLFKKCVQSNIVLLTQAFRKKFVIPDFVSFASEIDALYENAKNLGGGQVADYIPQLARFSPDLWAVSICTVDGQRHTAGDTKVPFCLQSCVKPLKYAIAVHDHGTEYVHRFIGKEPSGLRFNKLFLNEEDKPHNPMVNAGAIVCTSLLKQGASNAEKFDYVMNFMNKLAGNEYVGFSNATFQSERESGDRNFAIGYYLKEKKCFPEGTDMTSILDLYFQLCSIEVTCESASVMAATLANGGFCPITGERVLGPEAVRNTLSLMHSCGMYDFSGQFAFHVGLPAKSGVAGGILLVVPNVMGIMCWSPPLDKLGNSVRGIQFCTDLVSLCNFHNYDNLKHFVKKLDPRREGGDQRVKSVINLLFAAYTGDVSALRRFALSSMDMEQRDYDSRTALHVAAAEGHVEVVKFLLEACRVNPVPKDRWGNTPMEEAVHFGHHDVVTMLQDYNNKYSPPGGATEDKEKEISEKNIDGLL from the exons ATGTTACATTTTAGGTCTTCGGTACTGCTCAAGGAGTTGTTTCAATCTAACCTGAAGCGCCCTTTGACAGGTATCGCCAAAAAGACATCACCATCAGTCGCGTATTGCTTTAGCATCGCCTGTACAGATGTCAGATCCGTGACCAAAGTAAAGTGTCTCCAGCATGCGGTTGGATGGAGAGCTACGCCATACACTACCAACGCCCACGGAACTCGGAACCTCTCCACCAAGAGCGACGACGGTTCGGTGCCACCGCCAACGGACACCAAAAATGACACCTCCACCAGCAATGAAACCGCCACCAAGGAGGCAGCTGCCGAGAA GAAGGCAGGCATCCTGCCCAGTCTGGAGGATTTGCTCTTCTACACCATTGCCGGGGGCGCTGAAAAAATCCCGGCTCACAAATTCACCACA GCGCTGAAAGCCACAGGGCTTCGGACCGGAGACCCTCGGCTGAAGGAATGTATGGAGAACCTGAAAGTCATCATGAAAACCACGTCGGACGGAAACCTGGACCGACACCTCTTCAAGAA GTGTGTCCAGAGCAACATCGTGCTGCTCACCCAGGCCTTCAGGAAGAAGTTTGTTATCCCCGACTTTGTGTCCTTCGCCTCCGAAATCGACGCGCTCTATGAGAATGCCAAAAACCTGGGAGGGGGACAG GTGGCTGACTACATTCCCCAGCTGGCCAGGTTCAGCCCGGACCTCTGGGCCGTGTCCATATGCACTGTGGATGGACAAAG ACACACAGCGGGTGACACCAAAGTCCCGTTCTGCCTGCAGTCGTGTGTAAAGCCGCTGAAGTACGCCATCGCCGTGCACGACCACGGGACAGAGTATGTGCACCGTTTCATTGGCAAAGAGCCCAGCGGCCTGCGCTTCAACAAACTATTCCTCAACGAGGAAG ATAAACCACATAACCCTATGGTTAACGCCGGTGCGATTGTGTGCACGTCCCTCCTAAAG CAAGGGGCAAGCAATGCTGAGAAATTTGATTAT GTCATGAACTTCATGAACAAGCTGGCAGGAAACGAGTATGTGGGTTTCAGCAATGCCAC ATTCCAGTCAGAGAGGGAGTCTGGAGATCGTAACTTTGCTATCGGCTACTACCTTAAGGAGAAGAAG TGCTTTCCAGAGGGGACAGACATGACCTCCATTTTAGACCTCTACTTCCAG CTGTGCTCCATCGAGGTGACCTGTGAAAGCGCTAGCGTCATGGCGGCCACCCTGGCCAATGGCGGCTTCTGTCCAATCACAGGCGAGCGCGTGCTGGGCCCAGAGGCGGTACGGAACACCCTGAGCCTCATGCACTCCTGTGGCATGTACGACTTCTCGGGACAGTTCGCTTTCCAC GTTGGACTTCCAGCTAAGTCGGGCGTGGCAGGGGGCATCCTGCTGGTGGTGCCCAACGTCATGGGTATCATGTGCTGGTCCCCTCCACTGGACAAGCTGGGTAACAGTGTACGAGGAATCCAGTTCTGCACG GATCTGGTGTCCCTTTGCAACTTCCACAACTACGACAACCTGAAGCACTTTGTCAAGAAGCTGGATCCTCGCAGGGAGGGCGGAGACCAGAGG GTGAAGTCGGTCATCAATCTTCTGTTTGCTGCGTACACTGGCGATGTGTCTGCACTGAGGAG GTTTGCTCTGTCTTCCATGGACATGGAGCAGAGGGACTATGACTCCAGGACAGCCCTCCATGTGGCTGCAGCAGAGGGACATGTGGAGGTGGTCAAGTTCCTGTTGGAGGCATGCAGGGTCAACCCTGTTCCCAAAGACAG GTGGGGTAACACACCGATGGAAGAGGCAGTGCACTTTGGACACCACGACGTTGTGACCATGCTCCAGGACTACAACAACAAGTACAGTCCACCAGGGGGTGCCACTGAGGACAAAGAGAAGGAGATATCAGAGAAGAACATTGATGGCCTACTATGA